The following are from one region of the Kineosporia sp. NBRC 101731 genome:
- a CDS encoding (2Fe-2S)-binding protein — translation MTVNGESTRLDVDPRESLLDVIRERLVLTGTKKGCDAGHCGACTVHVDGRRVLSCLTPAVQVDDAAVTTIEGIHGEDGALHPLQQAFVDHDALQCGYCTPGQIMSGLACMAEGNARTEDEVREFMSGNLCRCGAYTGITAAVLACAAEPGAGAN, via the coding sequence ATGACGGTCAACGGCGAGAGCACCCGCCTGGACGTGGACCCGCGCGAAAGTCTGCTGGACGTGATCCGCGAACGGCTGGTGCTGACCGGTACCAAGAAGGGCTGCGACGCGGGGCACTGCGGAGCCTGCACGGTCCATGTGGACGGTCGTCGCGTTCTGTCGTGCCTGACCCCGGCGGTCCAGGTGGACGACGCGGCGGTCACCACGATCGAAGGGATCCACGGTGAGGACGGTGCGCTGCACCCGTTGCAGCAGGCGTTCGTCGACCACGACGCCTTGCAGTGCGGTTACTGCACGCCGGGGCAGATCATGTCCGGGCTGGCCTGCATGGCCGAGGGAAACGCCCGCACCGAGGACGAGGTACGCGAGTTCATGAGCGGAAACCTCTGCCGGTGCGGTGCTTACACAGGGATAACGGCCGCCGTTCTCGCCTGTGCGGCCGAGCCCGGGGCGGGTGCGAACTGA
- a CDS encoding ABC transporter permease: MSAIPSAVVDGLPDPAAVPPARSSRTRQVIGATWGSPTGRVGLIMLAVTVLLAVFGPFLVGTSPTHQNLMATNEPPSWLGGGGGLLGTDSLGRDVLSRAVHGLRLSLMFGLGVATASAVLGLGLGLLAGYEQRFAGPILLRVADIQFALPFVVVGLALTAVMGPGILKLAVVLSIWGWTVYARTIVSSVAQVCRMDYITAARTHGTGAVRLLLRHVAPNVLGPVVVLWTTSAGVMILVESSLSLLGLGAQPPSFSLGTMLGDATTQLRLAWWAVVSPGVVLLWIVLAFNLTGDGLRDALSSSGRIEHDPELV; the protein is encoded by the coding sequence ATGAGCGCGATCCCTTCGGCCGTCGTCGACGGCCTGCCGGACCCGGCGGCGGTGCCCCCGGCCCGGAGCTCACGGACCCGGCAGGTGATCGGTGCGACCTGGGGCTCGCCGACCGGCCGGGTCGGGCTGATCATGCTCGCGGTCACCGTACTGCTGGCGGTCTTCGGCCCGTTCCTGGTGGGAACCAGTCCCACGCACCAGAACCTGATGGCGACCAACGAGCCGCCGTCCTGGCTCGGGGGCGGCGGTGGCCTGCTGGGCACGGACTCCCTCGGGCGGGACGTGCTCAGCCGGGCCGTACACGGGCTGCGCCTGAGTCTGATGTTCGGTCTGGGGGTGGCCACCGCCAGCGCCGTGCTGGGTCTGGGCCTGGGCCTGCTCGCCGGTTACGAGCAGCGTTTCGCCGGGCCGATCCTGCTGCGGGTGGCTGACATCCAGTTCGCGCTGCCGTTCGTCGTGGTGGGTCTGGCGCTGACGGCGGTGATGGGCCCCGGCATCCTCAAACTGGCTGTGGTCCTGTCCATCTGGGGATGGACCGTGTACGCCCGCACGATTGTTTCCTCGGTGGCCCAGGTCTGCCGGATGGACTACATCACCGCGGCGCGCACCCACGGCACGGGTGCCGTCCGGCTGTTGTTGCGGCACGTGGCCCCCAACGTGCTCGGCCCGGTGGTGGTGCTGTGGACGACCTCGGCCGGCGTGATGATCCTGGTCGAGAGCTCCCTGAGCCTGCTCGGTCTGGGGGCCCAGCCGCCCTCGTTCTCGCTGGGCACGATGCTCGGCGACGCCACGACCCAGCTGCGACTGGCCTGGTGGGCCGTGGTGAGCCCGGGCGTGGTGCTGCTGTGGATCGTGCTGGCCTTCAACCTGACGGGCGATGGCCTGCGGGACGCCCTGAGCTCGTCCGGGCGCATCGAACACGACCCGGAACTGGTGTAG
- a CDS encoding xanthine dehydrogenase family protein molybdopterin-binding subunit gives MTDTGGAQVRLDAREKVTGAALYGADRVPPGLVHAAFATATIARGRIVTIDVSGAEAVPGVLFAVTRFGEDELGPASFVMGGGYGTQGLQPLSHDRIAHRGQPIALVLAETPVAAAHAAELITATYEEEPFACDVDAPGAQTLLQREAIPIPFADDVVVGDADDALASSAVRVDAVYEHPSQNATPLELLSAVVQWHGDRLVVHEGTQNAGALRHGLARQLGLDPAQVEVRSPYLGGGFGQRNAQQPYLAPLALAARRAGRPVKLVLTRTQTFHQASFRPQTRHRVILGADASGRMTAAVHEVDQQTSRHDLFPAGYAKVTSRLYGIPAFRSRQRLVRNDVQTPGYMRAPFEQPGVWAFESAVDELATELRLDPLALRLANDTTHDPVSGLPFSSRHLGECLRRGAERFGWERRPLDPGTWTDADGHRIGWGVAVGAYPANVTPARARITVAGGGSVVVRTDGHEMGQGMSSAVAALVSSQLSIPASRIRVELGDTRVGAQPLTAGSWGTASTLPAVEAALTELRRVLGGRDLASAEGLSAEADNGLPAALADRAAQGLVAAAGPVYGDFAAFSFIAHFVEVRVERHTGRIRVPRVLSVADCGRVANRVTAAGQVRGGVVWGLGAALREHLVVDPRLGGFLNATLEEYPISVNADIGHIDVDFVDRPDPLLNASGVKGLGEVAMVGVAAAVTNAVFHATGYRARRLPVTMADV, from the coding sequence GTGACTGATACCGGTGGTGCTCAGGTCCGGCTGGATGCTCGTGAGAAGGTGACCGGCGCAGCTCTTTACGGGGCCGACCGGGTGCCGCCCGGTCTGGTGCACGCGGCCTTCGCCACAGCGACCATCGCCCGCGGCCGGATCGTCACGATCGATGTCTCCGGGGCCGAGGCCGTACCCGGCGTCCTGTTCGCCGTGACCCGTTTCGGCGAGGACGAACTGGGCCCGGCGTCGTTCGTGATGGGCGGCGGCTACGGGACTCAGGGACTGCAGCCGCTGAGCCACGACCGGATCGCCCACCGTGGACAGCCGATCGCGCTCGTGCTGGCCGAGACCCCGGTGGCGGCGGCCCACGCTGCGGAACTGATCACCGCCACCTACGAGGAGGAGCCCTTCGCGTGCGACGTGGACGCACCGGGCGCGCAGACCCTCCTGCAGCGCGAGGCCATCCCGATCCCGTTCGCCGACGACGTGGTGGTCGGCGACGCCGACGACGCCCTGGCCTCGTCCGCGGTGAGGGTCGACGCGGTCTACGAGCACCCGTCCCAGAACGCGACACCGCTCGAACTGCTCTCGGCCGTGGTGCAATGGCACGGCGACCGGCTCGTGGTCCACGAGGGCACCCAGAACGCCGGTGCCCTCCGGCACGGTCTGGCCCGCCAGCTGGGTCTGGACCCGGCTCAGGTCGAAGTCCGCTCGCCCTACCTGGGCGGGGGGTTCGGCCAGCGCAATGCCCAGCAGCCGTATCTGGCACCGCTGGCCCTGGCCGCCCGACGCGCCGGGCGACCGGTGAAACTGGTGCTGACCCGGACACAGACTTTTCACCAGGCCAGCTTTCGACCACAGACCCGGCACCGGGTGATACTGGGGGCCGACGCATCCGGCCGGATGACCGCTGCCGTGCACGAGGTGGACCAGCAGACCTCACGACACGATCTGTTCCCCGCCGGCTATGCCAAGGTGACGTCGCGGCTCTACGGCATCCCGGCCTTCCGCAGCCGACAGCGGCTGGTGCGCAACGACGTCCAGACACCCGGGTACATGCGGGCACCGTTCGAGCAGCCGGGCGTATGGGCTTTCGAATCAGCGGTGGACGAACTCGCCACGGAGCTGCGCCTGGATCCCCTGGCACTGCGGCTGGCCAACGACACCACCCATGACCCGGTCAGTGGCCTGCCGTTCTCGTCCCGCCACCTGGGGGAGTGCCTGCGCCGGGGCGCCGAGCGATTCGGCTGGGAGCGGCGGCCCCTGGATCCCGGAACCTGGACGGACGCCGACGGCCACCGGATCGGCTGGGGTGTCGCGGTGGGTGCCTACCCGGCCAACGTCACGCCGGCCCGGGCCCGGATCACCGTGGCCGGCGGCGGCTCAGTGGTGGTGCGAACCGACGGGCACGAGATGGGGCAGGGCATGAGCTCGGCGGTGGCCGCCCTGGTGTCCTCGCAGCTGAGCATCCCGGCCTCGAGGATTCGGGTGGAACTGGGGGACACACGGGTCGGTGCGCAGCCGCTGACCGCCGGCTCCTGGGGGACCGCGTCCACCCTTCCGGCGGTGGAGGCGGCCCTGACAGAACTGCGCCGCGTGCTCGGTGGACGGGACCTGGCATCGGCCGAGGGCCTGAGCGCCGAGGCGGACAACGGTCTTCCGGCGGCGCTGGCCGACCGCGCCGCCCAGGGCCTGGTCGCGGCCGCGGGTCCGGTCTACGGTGACTTCGCCGCGTTCAGTTTCATCGCCCACTTCGTCGAGGTGAGGGTGGAACGCCACACCGGCCGGATCCGGGTGCCCCGGGTGCTCAGCGTGGCCGACTGCGGCCGGGTGGCCAACCGGGTGACGGCCGCCGGGCAGGTGCGCGGAGGAGTGGTCTGGGGGCTGGGTGCCGCGCTGCGCGAGCATCTGGTGGTCGACCCCCGGCTGGGCGGGTTCCTGAATGCCACCCTGGAGGAGTACCCGATCTCGGTGAACGCCGACATCGGGCACATCGACGTGGACTTCGTGGACCGTCCGGACCCTCTCCTGAACGCGTCCGGGGTGAAAGGCCTGGGCGAGGTGGCCATGGTCGGGGTGGCGGCGGCCGTGACCAATGCCGTTTTTCACGCGACGGGGTACCGGGCGCGCCGCCTGCCGGTGACGATGGCAGACGTTTGA
- a CDS encoding xanthine dehydrogenase family protein subunit M, producing the protein MFPFEYHRAGSVDQAVLLASELRGEGPVRFLAGGTTLYDLMKLGAETPRCVVDVNRIPELMHLTVTDDELIIGSGVRMSALAAEPVVREKFPVIAEALRQGATPQIRNMASIGGNLLQRTRCTYFRGQQPCNKKVPGSGCGAREGIDEGQAVLGGSEHCTAVYPGDLAVALVALEAQIDVIGPEGARRLPVAGLHRLPGQTPDQETTLHPAELITAVRVPVLPVARASTYTKLRPRESYAFAWASAAVALQAQPGTDRVGMCRIVLGGLATRPWRARAVEDWLHGRPLPAATARRAGEMALQDARPGRHNGFRIELGARAVTDALLTAWGRRD; encoded by the coding sequence ATGTTCCCCTTCGAGTACCACCGGGCCGGCTCGGTGGACCAGGCCGTGCTCCTGGCCTCGGAGCTGCGGGGCGAGGGACCGGTCAGGTTCCTGGCCGGCGGCACCACGCTCTACGACCTGATGAAGCTCGGTGCCGAGACACCCCGCTGTGTGGTCGACGTGAACCGGATCCCCGAGCTGATGCACCTCACCGTGACCGATGACGAGCTGATCATCGGTTCCGGCGTCCGGATGTCCGCTCTCGCGGCGGAACCCGTCGTCCGGGAGAAGTTCCCGGTCATCGCCGAGGCTCTGCGGCAGGGCGCGACCCCGCAGATCCGCAACATGGCCTCGATCGGCGGAAACCTCTTGCAACGCACCCGGTGCACGTATTTCCGGGGCCAGCAGCCCTGCAACAAGAAAGTTCCAGGCTCCGGCTGCGGCGCGCGGGAGGGGATCGACGAGGGGCAAGCCGTGCTGGGCGGCAGCGAGCACTGCACGGCGGTCTACCCCGGAGACCTGGCCGTGGCCCTGGTCGCGCTCGAGGCCCAGATCGACGTGATCGGCCCGGAGGGCGCGCGCCGCCTGCCCGTCGCCGGGCTGCACCGGCTACCGGGCCAGACGCCCGATCAGGAGACCACTCTCCACCCCGCAGAACTGATCACGGCCGTTCGCGTGCCGGTGCTGCCGGTCGCCCGGGCATCCACCTACACCAAGCTGCGTCCGCGCGAGAGCTACGCTTTCGCCTGGGCCTCGGCGGCCGTGGCCCTGCAGGCCCAGCCCGGGACCGACCGCGTCGGTATGTGCCGTATCGTCCTGGGCGGCCTCGCCACCCGGCCCTGGCGGGCCCGGGCCGTCGAGGACTGGCTGCACGGACGTCCTCTGCCGGCCGCCACAGCGCGTCGGGCCGGGGAGATGGCTCTGCAAGACGCCCGCCCGGGGCGGCACAACGGATTCCGGATCGAACTCGGCGCCCGCGCGGTGACGGATGCGCTGTTGACCGCCTGGGGGCGTCGTGACTGA
- a CDS encoding XdhC/CoxI family protein — MRDLIDELSAWWETGENVAVATVVATWNSAPRQPGSALVVGPEDSVVGSVSGGCVEGDVYSRAIAVRDGGVPVLQRYGVSDDDAFSVGLTCGGTIEIFVEQVGRETFPELGEVLADVRCGRPVAVATVIAAESHRPGRRLIVRPESVTGSLGDADLDAAVLHEARGLLAQGSSGVHRHAGDGGTTVFISSYAPRPRLIIFGAQDFAAALSRVGRELDYHVTVCDARATFATAKRFPAADEVVVEWPHRYLARTSVDERTALCVLTHDAKFDVPLLDLALRLPVGYVGALGSRQTVADRLEQLRTRGVPAAALAGLRAPIGLDLGARTPSETAISIVAEIVAAGRGGSGRPLSVLTGPIHRPVGVSQR; from the coding sequence GTGCGCGATCTGATCGACGAGTTGAGCGCCTGGTGGGAAACCGGGGAGAACGTCGCTGTAGCCACCGTGGTGGCCACCTGGAACTCCGCCCCCCGGCAACCCGGCTCGGCCCTGGTCGTCGGCCCGGAAGACAGTGTGGTCGGCAGCGTTTCCGGCGGTTGCGTGGAGGGGGACGTCTACTCCCGGGCGATCGCGGTCCGCGATGGCGGTGTGCCGGTCCTGCAACGCTACGGCGTCAGCGACGACGACGCCTTCTCGGTCGGCCTGACGTGCGGTGGCACCATCGAGATCTTCGTCGAACAGGTCGGGCGGGAAACGTTCCCCGAACTGGGGGAGGTCCTGGCCGATGTCCGGTGCGGGCGTCCGGTCGCCGTCGCGACCGTCATTGCCGCTGAGAGCCACCGACCGGGGCGGCGATTGATCGTGCGACCGGAGAGCGTGACCGGATCCCTCGGCGATGCCGATCTCGATGCGGCCGTGCTCCACGAGGCGCGCGGCCTCCTGGCCCAGGGATCCAGCGGCGTGCACCGCCATGCGGGCGACGGCGGGACCACCGTCTTCATCAGTTCCTACGCGCCGCGCCCGCGCCTGATCATTTTTGGTGCCCAGGACTTCGCCGCCGCGTTGTCACGCGTCGGTCGCGAGCTGGACTACCACGTCACCGTGTGCGACGCCCGGGCGACGTTCGCCACGGCGAAGCGTTTCCCGGCCGCCGACGAGGTCGTCGTGGAGTGGCCGCACCGCTACCTGGCGCGGACCTCTGTGGACGAGCGCACGGCACTGTGCGTGCTGACCCATGATGCGAAGTTCGATGTCCCCCTCCTGGACCTGGCCCTGCGACTGCCCGTCGGGTATGTGGGGGCCCTGGGCTCACGGCAGACCGTCGCCGACCGGCTCGAGCAGCTGAGGACACGCGGGGTACCGGCAGCTGCACTGGCCGGGTTACGCGCACCGATCGGCCTCGACCTGGGGGCCAGAACCCCCTCCGAGACCGCCATCTCGATCGTGGCGGAGATCGTGGCCGCGGGCCGGGGTGGTAGTGGCCGGCCGTTGTCGGTCCTGACCGGGCCGATCCACCGGCCGGTGGGGGTGTCGCAGCGCTGA
- a CDS encoding oligopeptide/dipeptide ABC transporter ATP-binding protein: MSVILQTQDLQQFFPGAGGRQVRAVNGVSITVEAGQTLGLVGESGSGKTTLGRAALRLSEPTGGQLFFEGQDITHAGTSELRRTLRRRAAMVFQNPSTSLNPFLKLVDALIEPLAVHKVGSRAQRRQQAYEMLERVGLDRTTAERYPQELSGGQRQRVGVARALMLNPGLVVADEPTASLDVSVQAQVVNLFQDLQRELGLAYLFISHDLALVSHLSHRIAVMYLGRVVEIGPADEVFDRPKHPYTVVLSSMRRPAGEQITAGGDPPSLLNPPPGCSFHPRCPVARPLCATTAPELTLLPASTGPGASRHEVACHFPGDLELRGGLETVIAPPPPIALEAAR, translated from the coding sequence ATGAGCGTCATCCTTCAGACCCAGGATCTTCAGCAGTTCTTCCCCGGTGCGGGTGGCCGCCAGGTCCGCGCGGTCAACGGTGTCTCGATCACCGTCGAGGCCGGCCAGACACTGGGACTGGTCGGGGAGTCCGGCAGCGGCAAGACCACCCTCGGACGAGCAGCCCTGCGGCTGAGCGAACCGACCGGTGGGCAACTGTTCTTCGAAGGACAGGACATCACCCACGCCGGGACCTCCGAGCTTCGCCGCACTCTCCGGCGACGGGCGGCGATGGTGTTCCAGAATCCCTCGACCTCGCTGAATCCCTTCCTCAAGCTGGTGGACGCGCTGATCGAGCCGTTGGCCGTGCACAAGGTGGGCTCCCGGGCGCAGCGGCGTCAGCAGGCCTACGAGATGCTCGAGCGGGTCGGTCTGGACCGCACCACCGCCGAGCGCTACCCGCAGGAACTCTCCGGCGGTCAGCGTCAGCGCGTCGGTGTCGCCCGCGCGCTGATGCTCAACCCCGGACTGGTGGTCGCGGACGAGCCGACCGCCTCCCTGGACGTGTCGGTCCAGGCCCAGGTCGTGAACCTGTTCCAGGACCTGCAGCGTGAGCTCGGCCTGGCCTATCTGTTCATCAGCCACGACCTGGCGCTGGTTTCGCATCTCAGCCACCGGATCGCGGTCATGTACCTGGGGCGCGTGGTCGAGATCGGCCCCGCCGACGAGGTGTTCGACCGGCCCAAGCACCCCTACACGGTGGTGCTCAGCTCCATGCGACGCCCGGCCGGTGAGCAGATCACCGCGGGCGGGGATCCGCCCTCCCTGCTGAACCCGCCGCCGGGCTGTTCCTTCCACCCGCGGTGCCCGGTGGCCCGTCCGCTCTGCGCGACGACGGCGCCGGAGCTGACCCTCCTGCCCGCATCGACCGGTCCCGGTGCCTCACGCCACGAAGTGGCCTGTCACTTCCCGGGCGATCTCGAACTACGGGGCGGGCTGGAGACCGTCATCGCCCCGCCACCCCCGATTGCGCTGGAGGCCGCCCGATGA
- a CDS encoding Hsp20/alpha crystallin family protein: protein MALPVRSGDAVVRWDPFREFGDIQRQFDQVVQSVFGPVERDQAAARRTWRPLADVTESDSGYVISLEVPGFRKNEIELSVEGDTLTVGGEYALSEDGEQRHARRAGRFQYSTLLPKGVAADQVSASLADGVLRVSVPKSGETQPRRIEITEG from the coding sequence ATGGCTCTTCCTGTGCGTTCGGGTGACGCGGTCGTCCGCTGGGATCCTTTCCGCGAGTTCGGCGACATCCAGCGTCAGTTCGACCAGGTCGTGCAGTCGGTGTTCGGCCCGGTCGAGCGTGACCAGGCCGCAGCCCGCCGTACCTGGCGTCCGTTGGCAGACGTCACCGAGTCCGACTCTGGTTACGTCATCAGCCTCGAGGTTCCCGGCTTCCGGAAGAACGAGATCGAGCTGAGCGTCGAGGGGGACACCCTCACGGTGGGCGGCGAGTACGCCCTGTCCGAAGACGGGGAACAGCGCCACGCGCGCCGGGCCGGCCGGTTCCAGTACAGCACCCTGCTGCCCAAGGGTGTGGCGGCCGACCAGGTCAGCGCCTCCCTGGCCGACGGCGTACTGCGGGTGTCCGTGCCCAAGTCCGGTGAGACGCAGCCGCGCCGGATCGAGATCACCGAAGGCTGA
- a CDS encoding MarR family winged helix-turn-helix transcriptional regulator — translation MDEWPGSDTGRAPAPVRGSFLLERVYADSARDLGIPPQQGVLLCVLTPGPVELSRLGAVLRVAEPTLTGLVQAAETSRHVTRGPDPAGTYPVVLTLTSIGASIAQEFYDETCARIDALTYGLSTSERTALAALLGRFMVGRHRPRPVTHLHAGTRSGSGPRPRNNPTPPAQSA, via the coding sequence ATGGATGAGTGGCCCGGGAGTGACACAGGTAGGGCCCCGGCCCCGGTCCGCGGGTCGTTCCTGCTCGAGCGGGTGTACGCGGACTCGGCCCGTGACCTGGGGATTCCCCCGCAGCAGGGGGTGCTGCTGTGCGTGCTGACGCCCGGACCGGTGGAGTTGTCCCGGCTGGGTGCCGTGCTGCGGGTGGCCGAGCCGACCCTGACCGGCCTGGTCCAGGCGGCCGAGACCAGCCGCCACGTCACCCGCGGCCCCGACCCGGCCGGCACCTACCCCGTCGTCCTGACCCTGACCTCCATCGGTGCGTCCATCGCCCAGGAGTTCTACGACGAGACCTGCGCCCGGATCGACGCCCTCACCTACGGGCTCTCGACGAGTGAGCGCACCGCGCTCGCTGCGCTGCTGGGCCGGTTCATGGTGGGCCGGCACCGGCCCCGCCCGGTCACCCACCTGCACGCCGGCACCCGGTCGGGTTCCGGTCCCCGGCCGCGGAACAACCCCACCCCTCCGGCCCAGAGCGCCTGA
- a CDS encoding ABC transporter permease codes for MIALLVRRLGLLLLVVFGVSTVLFVLTRLSGDPAALLSPPDAGPEVLEATRTRLGLDDPLWLQYVHTLVSTFTFDFGQSFAMDAPVNSLLWSRLATSLWIIVPALVIGPLISLVIGLYAALHPTRPGGRLVMGAAFLTDGVPYFLLAFVLILVFALQLGWLPATGNVGYAALAIPVTVLTVSAVSATSRLVRGQMLDALAQGPVLTARSLGLSPAVVLFRHALPIAVPPLLAWLGIQFSFLFSALLVLEPIMNFGGIGNLLVRSVNSRDFPVVQACIVVFAVLITAVNIALDLAVRGIDPRLRKGTA; via the coding sequence GTGATCGCCCTTCTCGTCCGCCGCCTCGGTCTCCTCCTGCTGGTGGTGTTCGGGGTGTCCACGGTTCTTTTCGTGCTCACCCGGCTCTCGGGCGACCCGGCCGCCCTGCTGTCCCCGCCCGATGCCGGCCCCGAGGTACTGGAGGCCACGCGCACCCGGCTCGGCCTGGACGACCCCCTGTGGCTTCAGTACGTGCACACGCTGGTCAGCACCTTCACCTTCGACTTCGGACAGTCGTTCGCGATGGACGCCCCCGTGAACTCGCTGCTGTGGTCCCGTCTGGCGACCAGCCTGTGGATCATCGTCCCGGCCCTGGTGATCGGGCCGCTGATCTCGCTGGTGATCGGCCTGTACGCGGCGCTGCACCCGACCCGGCCCGGCGGCCGGCTGGTGATGGGGGCGGCCTTCCTGACCGATGGCGTGCCCTACTTCCTGCTCGCCTTCGTCCTGATCCTGGTGTTCGCCCTCCAGCTGGGCTGGCTGCCCGCCACCGGCAACGTCGGTTACGCGGCCCTGGCCATCCCGGTGACCGTCCTGACCGTCTCGGCGGTCTCGGCCACCTCCCGGCTGGTGCGGGGGCAGATGCTCGACGCCCTGGCCCAGGGCCCCGTGCTGACCGCTCGTTCACTCGGTCTGTCGCCGGCGGTCGTGTTGTTCCGTCACGCCCTGCCGATCGCCGTACCACCGCTCCTGGCCTGGCTGGGCATCCAGTTCTCGTTCCTGTTCAGTGCCCTGCTGGTGCTCGAGCCGATCATGAACTTCGGAGGCATCGGCAACCTGCTGGTGCGCAGCGTCAACAGCCGGGACTTCCCGGTCGTGCAGGCGTGCATCGTGGTCTTCGCCGTGCTGATCACCGCGGTCAACATCGCCCTCGACCTGGCGGTGCGCGGTATCGACCCTCGTCTTCGGAAAGGAACGGCATGA
- a CDS encoding alpha/beta hydrolase: MKLAVKEWGSGSRRALLIHGATSTKEWMTPLAEVLVDRGYRVLAPDLRGHGDSPRGDHYALQALADDVVETIGEPVELAIGHSLGGKVLPGAVRDLKVERALYLDPAWTAREVDPYAQALTKPDGSPMNRDDLKVLYPGLSEAARQETLARYLAMDWRLFHDPLLQLRRTTMPAIPAATRSLVVLADPSVLVPPVMAEALRVGGYEVRTQKGSNHGLFQSDMPEFLATVEGWL, encoded by the coding sequence ATGAAACTGGCTGTGAAGGAATGGGGCTCCGGCTCGCGCCGGGCCCTGCTGATCCACGGGGCCACCTCCACCAAGGAATGGATGACGCCGTTGGCCGAGGTCCTGGTGGACCGCGGCTACCGGGTGCTGGCACCCGACCTGCGGGGGCACGGTGACAGCCCCCGGGGCGATCACTACGCACTGCAGGCTCTCGCCGACGATGTGGTGGAAACGATCGGTGAGCCGGTCGAGCTCGCGATCGGTCACTCACTCGGTGGCAAGGTGCTCCCCGGGGCCGTGCGCGACCTGAAGGTGGAGCGCGCCCTGTACCTGGATCCGGCCTGGACCGCCCGCGAGGTCGACCCGTACGCCCAGGCCCTGACCAAGCCGGACGGGTCACCGATGAACCGGGACGACCTGAAGGTCCTGTACCCGGGCCTGTCCGAGGCGGCCAGGCAGGAGACCCTGGCCCGCTACCTCGCGATGGACTGGAGACTCTTCCACGACCCCCTGCTCCAGCTACGTCGCACCACGATGCCCGCGATCCCGGCCGCGACACGTTCCCTGGTGGTCCTGGCCGACCCCAGCGTGCTGGTACCCCCGGTGATGGCCGAGGCCCTTCGGGTCGGAGGCTATGAGGTGCGCACCCAGAAGGGCAGCAATCACGGGCTCTTCCAGTCGGACATGCCGGAGTTCCTCGCCACGGTCGAGGGCTGGCTGTGA
- a CDS encoding SAM-dependent methyltransferase, with the protein MTTPDWAPPGIDLTVPSPARVYDYLLGGAHNFAVDREFAEKVLAVIPTIATAAQTNRAFVQRAVTFMAQQGIDQFLDLGSGIPTMSNVHEIVQPVLPGARVLYVDHDPIAVAHSELILRDNPSTAILMGDLRRPHDILTSPQLLDLLDLSRPIGLLLASVLPFVPDADDPYQAVAALRNAAAPGSFVAITHVIDEGRTADTRKAAGLYRNAADSMQVRTREQVTSFFGDWDLVEPGLVWTPQWRPAWPDEAARDQNNIAVAGVARR; encoded by the coding sequence ATGACGACTCCCGACTGGGCACCTCCCGGTATCGACCTCACTGTTCCATCGCCGGCCCGGGTGTACGACTACCTGCTGGGCGGGGCTCACAACTTCGCCGTGGACCGGGAGTTCGCCGAGAAGGTGCTCGCCGTGATCCCGACGATCGCGACCGCGGCGCAGACGAACCGGGCCTTCGTGCAGCGGGCCGTGACCTTCATGGCGCAGCAGGGCATCGACCAGTTCCTCGACCTCGGCTCGGGCATACCCACCATGAGCAACGTGCACGAGATCGTCCAGCCCGTGCTGCCCGGGGCCCGGGTGCTCTACGTCGATCACGACCCGATCGCGGTGGCCCACAGCGAGCTGATCCTGCGCGACAACCCCTCGACCGCCATCCTGATGGGCGATCTGCGGCGGCCCCACGACATTCTCACCTCACCGCAGTTGCTGGACCTGCTCGACCTGTCCCGCCCGATCGGGCTGCTGCTGGCCTCGGTGCTGCCGTTCGTGCCGGACGCCGACGATCCCTACCAGGCCGTGGCCGCACTGCGGAACGCGGCCGCACCGGGGAGTTTCGTCGCGATCACCCATGTCATCGACGAGGGGCGAACCGCCGACACCCGCAAGGCGGCCGGGCTCTACCGCAACGCTGCCGACTCCATGCAGGTGCGCACCCGCGAGCAGGTCACCTCCTTCTTCGGCGACTGGGACCTCGTCGAGCCCGGCCTGGTCTGGACCCCCCAGTGGCGTCCGGCGTGGCCGGACGAGGCCGCACGCGACCAGAACAACATCGCTGTGGCCGGGGTGGCCCGGCGCTGA